One region of Bosea sp. 29B genomic DNA includes:
- a CDS encoding HsdR family type I site-specific deoxyribonuclease — translation MTRSPQFTTSEAGGAQLQTLNTLINCGWRYVTKAEADQWRDGRRSLPFLETQLRKDLARINRIHLDGRAHAFSEANIDAAVRRLADRIPEGVLRANERMTDDLLLGIALPQTIGATSREWPFKFIDWADWRANSFQVTAEYTVSEAGGTTIRVDLALFVNGIPLGVIEVKASHVASDEGIGQQIRNQKVGEGVPALFYSAQLLVAANSHDPRYGTVGTPRKLWSVWKEREDPDSFIADVVNRPLDGIEYRRVALDFAPYMKRHDGLMEDGNRFATPLDETLVGLCRPERFMRLVRHYMLFDGPHKKVARYQQVATIEALMKRIKELDAAGKRRGGVVWHTQGSGKSLTMVMLAKSIVMSHTAARMVIVTDRTDLDDQITKTFRATGHEPKRAATGENLLTLIEDRTPIVTTLIHKFRAGLNKRRVVDTSPDIFVLVDESHRSQHGSSKSVALASMHDRMRELLPNACFIAFTGTPIAKKEKSTFAKFGDLVQPAYSMRDAVGDKAVVPLLYEGREVVTDVDEGQIDRWFDVHTRDLSDAQRADLKRKMSRAREIEGIESRLQSIAFDVGQHFLANFKSTGLKGQVAASSKRAAIQLKKLFDTFGVVTTEVVISAPDMRESEDEVDESDDDLVRTFWRRMMDRYGGEDAYNKTIIEQFKGPSDPDIIIVVDKLLTGFDAPRNTVLYVARKLREHGLLQAIARVNRVFDEDGAPEKPFGFIVDYTGVFKDLGEALSAYDELEGFSEVDIAQTIVAIREEAGKVPDAHAALLDVFKSISNTYDAEAYAKLLADEVIREEFYRRLTEFGRSLSVALASPSFIEATKPEALRRWKDDLGRFTALRAAVSLRYAERVDWRDYEKRVRQLLDRHVVARDVIQLVEPLNIFDDLAIEVRRNSKKETDASIADTIAHQLTRIVEEKWDEDPILFDRFSKLVKDTIRKFHEGRLSELEYLAQIKGLRDRVQSGRGEGEPTPERLRSDSHAEAFWGLAKRNLEASGAPDAELAADIALEFSSIVQKRRKVGWQNDRDVENAIRNDIDDFFFEELRGRRGLFIEPSVLDAVVDDVLASARVRLAQ, via the coding sequence ATGACGCGCTCCCCCCAGTTCACCACCTCTGAGGCTGGCGGAGCGCAGCTGCAAACGCTGAATACGCTGATCAATTGCGGCTGGCGCTATGTGACCAAGGCGGAAGCCGATCAGTGGCGCGACGGACGGCGCAGTCTGCCCTTTCTCGAAACGCAACTGCGCAAGGACCTCGCCCGGATCAACCGCATCCACCTCGACGGGCGCGCCCATGCGTTCTCCGAAGCCAATATCGACGCTGCAGTGCGGCGACTTGCCGATCGCATCCCTGAAGGCGTCCTGCGCGCCAACGAGCGCATGACCGATGACTTGTTGCTAGGCATCGCCCTGCCGCAGACGATCGGCGCGACGTCGCGTGAGTGGCCCTTCAAGTTCATTGATTGGGCCGACTGGCGGGCCAACAGCTTTCAGGTGACAGCCGAATACACAGTGAGTGAGGCGGGAGGCACAACCATCCGCGTCGACCTCGCGCTGTTCGTTAATGGCATTCCGCTCGGTGTTATCGAGGTGAAGGCCTCGCACGTCGCGTCCGATGAGGGCATCGGCCAGCAAATCCGCAATCAGAAGGTTGGCGAAGGCGTCCCCGCGCTTTTCTATTCCGCGCAGCTTCTCGTTGCGGCCAACAGCCATGATCCACGCTACGGCACGGTCGGCACGCCGCGCAAGCTTTGGAGTGTGTGGAAAGAGCGGGAAGACCCGGACAGCTTCATCGCCGATGTGGTGAATAGGCCGCTGGACGGCATCGAATACAGGCGCGTCGCGCTTGATTTCGCTCCCTATATGAAGCGCCACGACGGCTTGATGGAAGACGGTAATCGCTTTGCGACGCCGCTAGATGAGACGCTTGTCGGGCTCTGTAGGCCGGAACGCTTCATGCGGCTCGTGCGGCACTACATGCTGTTCGACGGGCCCCACAAGAAGGTTGCCCGCTATCAGCAGGTCGCGACGATCGAAGCCTTGATGAAGCGGATCAAAGAGCTCGACGCGGCAGGCAAGCGCAGAGGCGGCGTCGTCTGGCACACGCAAGGGTCTGGCAAGAGCCTCACCATGGTGATGCTCGCCAAGTCTATCGTGATGTCGCATACCGCCGCGCGGATGGTGATCGTCACGGATCGAACTGACCTGGACGATCAAATTACCAAGACCTTTCGTGCGACCGGACATGAGCCGAAACGGGCGGCAACGGGCGAGAACCTGCTCACGCTTATCGAAGATCGGACGCCGATCGTCACCACGCTTATTCACAAGTTCCGGGCGGGTCTCAATAAGCGTCGAGTTGTCGACACCTCGCCAGATATCTTCGTGCTCGTCGACGAAAGCCATCGGAGCCAGCACGGTAGTTCGAAGTCGGTGGCGCTGGCCTCCATGCATGATCGCATGCGCGAGCTGTTGCCGAACGCTTGCTTCATCGCCTTCACCGGCACGCCGATCGCCAAGAAGGAGAAGAGCACCTTCGCCAAGTTCGGTGACCTCGTGCAGCCCGCTTATTCGATGCGCGATGCGGTCGGCGACAAGGCGGTCGTGCCGCTCCTTTATGAGGGGCGCGAAGTCGTCACTGACGTCGACGAAGGTCAGATCGATCGCTGGTTCGACGTTCACACTCGCGACTTATCCGATGCGCAGCGGGCCGATTTGAAGCGCAAGATGAGCCGCGCGCGGGAGATCGAAGGCATCGAATCCCGGCTGCAATCGATCGCTTTTGACGTGGGCCAGCACTTCCTCGCCAACTTCAAAAGTACGGGCCTGAAAGGCCAGGTTGCCGCATCCTCGAAACGGGCGGCGATCCAGCTCAAGAAGCTGTTCGACACCTTCGGCGTCGTTACCACGGAAGTCGTGATTTCCGCGCCGGACATGCGCGAAAGCGAAGATGAGGTCGACGAGAGCGACGATGATCTCGTCCGCACGTTCTGGCGTCGAATGATGGATCGGTACGGCGGAGAAGATGCCTACAACAAGACGATCATCGAGCAGTTCAAGGGGCCATCCGACCCTGACATCATTATTGTCGTCGACAAGCTGTTGACTGGCTTCGACGCGCCCCGCAACACGGTCCTTTATGTCGCGCGCAAGCTGCGGGAGCATGGCCTATTGCAGGCCATCGCGCGCGTGAACCGCGTCTTCGATGAAGATGGCGCTCCCGAAAAGCCGTTCGGCTTCATCGTGGATTATACAGGCGTCTTCAAAGACCTTGGCGAAGCCTTGTCAGCCTATGACGAGCTTGAAGGTTTTAGCGAGGTGGATATCGCGCAAACGATTGTTGCTATCCGTGAAGAGGCTGGCAAAGTGCCGGATGCTCACGCGGCGCTGCTCGACGTTTTCAAGTCGATCTCGAATACCTATGATGCTGAAGCTTATGCCAAGCTGCTTGCCGATGAGGTAATCCGCGAAGAGTTTTATCGTAGGCTGACCGAATTTGGTCGGTCCTTGAGCGTCGCTCTTGCTTCTCCTAGCTTCATCGAAGCGACAAAGCCGGAAGCCCTCCGGCGCTGGAAGGATGATCTCGGCCGATTCACGGCGCTCCGCGCTGCCGTGAGTCTGCGATACGCAGAGCGCGTTGATTGGCGAGACTACGAAAAAAGAGTGCGGCAACTGTTGGATCGGCATGTTGTGGCGCGCGACGTCATTCAGTTAGTTGAACCGCTGAACATCTTCGATGATCTGGCCATCGAAGTCCGAAGGAATTCAAAGAAAGAAACGGACGCGTCGATCGCCGATACGATCGCACATCAGCTCACGCGGATCGTCGAAGAGAAATGGGACGAGGACCCCATTCTTTTCGATCGCTTTTCGAAGCTCGTGAAGGACACGATCCGGAAATTCCACGAGGGCCGCTTGAGCGAGCTGGAGTATCTGGCTCAGATCAAAGGCCTACGTGACCGCGTCCAGTCAGGGCGCGGCGAAGGAGAACCAACTCCGGAACGACTGAGAAGTGATAGCCATGCCGAGGCTTTTTGGGGGCTGGCCAAACGTAATCTCGAAGCGAGCGGGGCGCCTGACGCTGAGCTTGCGGCCGACATTGCGCTGGAGTTCAGTTCGATCGTTCAGAAGCGGCGCAAGGTCGGCTGGCAGAATGATCGCGATGTCGAGAACGCAATCCGGAACGACATCGATGATTTTTTCTTTGAGGAGCTGCGCGGGCGGCGGGGACTGTTCATAGAACCGTCGGTGCTTGATGCGGTCGTTGACGATGTTCTCGCCTCGGCGAGAGTTCGACTCGCTCAATAG
- a CDS encoding DUF6119 family protein, with translation MSKKTHTVSIRLLRDHKQPDEAVREGVTLSEWDKLEGAKIALDTLNGGTPKWAKFLNLTEQQKKAIFNVTAYGLIFLSTKGRWFALSFGLGHVKLDPDAFEQDFGLRVVLNTVAPTKLRSADIRTPDENTTTRRTQTARRSDQTAFSIDIERDIVRGLAGEPHDTTFALRVAGSDGLTLTKEMDVGDLPQVCADALTAFSKTDYKTNFGWVDQIKHVRDKALIEKLNVALAAALHGALTGPIPDTLHLAYPVIYDPEKARHIQFKGFRSTNIHTDLEISAYMADLKERGVTAYAAEHLVLHKAHECDANGKDEGGSWKIKECLVFEAEVDGQKYVLSGDRWYCIEANLAKEVSDFFATIPIHTLPLAEANDNEESYNKRVASGGHDLLCLDRKTVKPTGANYAIEACDFLGKDGAFVHVKDHTSSSRLSHLFNQGTVSARVLKMDGAFRDLLRVEIGKQEAAFALTGYQAQLAGASTSLDPAKHKVIYGVLCAQNTARLPFFSLVTFRQAAKDLQALGFSCAFAWIKKPASTKAKKPRKPKGGGAP, from the coding sequence ATGAGCAAGAAGACGCATACGGTATCGATCCGCTTGCTCCGGGACCACAAGCAGCCGGATGAAGCGGTTCGCGAGGGCGTGACTCTATCGGAATGGGACAAGTTGGAGGGCGCGAAGATCGCGCTCGACACGTTGAACGGTGGTACGCCGAAATGGGCTAAGTTCCTGAACCTGACGGAGCAGCAGAAGAAAGCGATCTTCAACGTCACCGCCTATGGTCTCATCTTTCTGTCAACAAAGGGCCGTTGGTTCGCACTGTCGTTTGGGCTTGGACACGTCAAGCTTGATCCCGACGCGTTCGAGCAAGACTTCGGCTTGCGCGTGGTGCTCAACACTGTTGCGCCGACCAAGCTTCGCAGCGCTGACATCCGAACGCCCGACGAAAACACGACGACCCGACGCACTCAGACGGCCCGTCGCTCGGACCAGACGGCGTTCAGCATCGACATTGAACGTGACATCGTCCGCGGATTGGCTGGCGAGCCGCATGATACAACGTTTGCGCTGAGAGTGGCCGGCAGCGACGGCTTGACGCTGACGAAAGAAATGGACGTCGGCGACCTACCTCAGGTTTGCGCCGACGCGCTGACTGCGTTCAGCAAGACCGATTACAAGACGAATTTCGGCTGGGTCGATCAGATCAAGCATGTGCGCGACAAGGCATTGATCGAAAAGCTCAATGTGGCCCTCGCCGCCGCCCTTCACGGGGCTCTGACGGGGCCGATTCCCGACACGCTGCATCTTGCCTATCCGGTCATCTATGACCCCGAGAAGGCGCGGCACATACAGTTCAAGGGGTTCCGCTCGACCAACATTCACACTGATCTCGAAATCAGCGCCTATATGGCTGATTTGAAGGAAAGAGGTGTCACGGCGTACGCGGCTGAGCATCTTGTCTTGCACAAGGCGCACGAATGCGATGCGAACGGGAAGGACGAGGGCGGAAGCTGGAAGATCAAGGAATGCCTTGTCTTCGAAGCCGAAGTCGATGGCCAGAAGTACGTGCTGTCAGGCGATCGATGGTACTGCATCGAAGCAAATCTAGCGAAAGAAGTCTCGGACTTTTTCGCCACGATCCCAATCCACACCCTGCCGCTTGCTGAGGCGAATGACAACGAAGAGAGCTACAACAAGCGTGTCGCTTCAGGCGGACATGATCTGCTTTGTCTCGATAGGAAAACAGTTAAGCCGACCGGCGCGAACTACGCGATTGAGGCATGCGACTTCCTCGGAAAAGACGGCGCGTTCGTTCACGTCAAGGACCACACCTCTTCGTCGCGCCTCAGCCATCTATTCAATCAGGGCACGGTCTCAGCGCGCGTCTTGAAGATGGACGGCGCTTTCCGCGACTTGCTTCGAGTTGAAATCGGGAAGCAAGAAGCGGCGTTTGCCTTGACCGGCTACCAGGCTCAGTTGGCGGGCGCATCAACATCCCTCGATCCCGCGAAACACAAGGTAATCTACGGCGTGCTCTGCGCTCAAAATACCGCGCGGCTGCCGTTCTTTAGCCTCGTGACATTTCGTCAGGCCGCAAAAGATCTTCAAGCACTTGGCTTCTCCTGCGCCTTCGCGTGGATCAAGAAACCAGCTTCGACCAAGGCCAAGAAGCCCCGAAAGCCAAAGGGCGGCGGTGCGCCATGA
- a CDS encoding restriction endonuclease subunit S, with translation MSDAPEDIEIENATAYPPSIQAGIPKLGQTPKGWTRYFLGDLLRRVVRPAKLRDAEAYQLVTAKRSRGGIVARETLRGDQIKTKTQFYVEGGDFLISNRQVSHGACGIVPESLHCAVVSNEYTAFRTSPKLDLAFLNALSHSVYFQQTCFHSSIGVHVEKLVFRLEDWMGWEFDVPPLDEQRRIVAVLETWDRAIAETEQLIDAKRRRWRLLVGELRQNRWKPVALGKLGRWVGGGTPSKVVNDYWQNGDIPWVSPKDMTEWQVSSSEDTITARAVRESATQLLPAGSVLVVTRSGILRTKVPVAVATRPVSFNQDIKALVMSDVRFGSIIAALIHAEADRLRRATVKTGTTVESIDLDGLKAFQLRVPEGVREVDIAHSVVVGGLQEIDGLEKQLDRLRTQRRGLMQKLLTGGWRLDARFDPVVAVSLLAVRGA, from the coding sequence ATGAGCGACGCCCCCGAAGACATCGAAATTGAGAACGCGACCGCCTATCCGCCGAGCATTCAGGCTGGCATTCCTAAGCTTGGACAAACGCCGAAGGGATGGACGCGATACTTCCTGGGCGACCTCCTGCGTAGGGTTGTACGACCGGCGAAGCTTCGTGACGCCGAAGCCTATCAGCTCGTTACGGCGAAGCGCAGCCGGGGTGGCATCGTTGCGCGTGAGACGCTGCGCGGCGATCAAATCAAGACCAAGACTCAGTTCTATGTCGAGGGTGGCGACTTCCTGATCTCCAACCGGCAGGTGTCCCATGGGGCTTGCGGCATCGTGCCGGAAAGCCTGCACTGCGCTGTGGTGTCGAATGAGTACACGGCGTTTCGCACGTCACCAAAGCTTGACCTCGCATTCCTGAACGCGTTGTCGCACTCGGTCTATTTCCAGCAGACCTGCTTCCATTCAAGCATCGGTGTCCATGTCGAGAAGCTGGTCTTCCGGCTCGAAGACTGGATGGGCTGGGAATTCGACGTTCCCCCTCTCGACGAGCAACGGCGGATCGTCGCTGTTCTGGAAACATGGGATCGCGCTATCGCCGAGACCGAACAGCTCATCGACGCAAAGCGGCGGCGTTGGCGGCTCTTGGTAGGCGAGTTACGCCAAAATCGTTGGAAACCTGTCGCGCTCGGAAAGCTTGGTCGATGGGTTGGCGGCGGCACGCCAAGCAAGGTCGTAAACGACTATTGGCAGAATGGCGACATTCCATGGGTGTCGCCCAAGGATATGACCGAATGGCAAGTGTCTTCATCAGAAGACACGATCACGGCTCGCGCGGTTCGAGAGAGTGCAACTCAACTGCTTCCCGCAGGCTCTGTGCTGGTCGTCACGCGCAGCGGCATTCTCCGAACCAAAGTGCCCGTAGCTGTCGCAACAAGGCCGGTGTCCTTCAATCAAGACATCAAGGCGCTAGTCATGTCTGATGTTCGCTTCGGTAGCATCATTGCAGCGCTGATCCATGCCGAAGCCGACCGCCTACGGCGGGCCACAGTGAAAACCGGAACCACGGTCGAAAGCATCGACCTCGACGGGTTGAAAGCCTTCCAGCTCCGAGTTCCTGAAGGCGTTCGCGAAGTGGATATTGCGCATTCGGTTGTTGTTGGTGGATTGCAAGAGATCGATGGCCTCGAAAAACAGCTCGATCGCCTGCGCACTCAAAGGCGCGGTCTCATGCAAAAGCTGCTGACCGGCGGCTGGCGGCTCGATGCGCGTTTCGATCCGGTCGTTGCCGTGTCTCTTCTGGCCGTGAGGGGAGCGTGA
- a CDS encoding GIY-YIG nuclease family protein produces the protein MPGRQLVYVGEGDQVKTRLAHHDSDETKEFFTRTVLIVSKDENLTKAHGRYLESRIIAAIRGAGRAKLVNGTEPPFKGLPEPEIADMERVLDEIEVLLPVLGFDVLRPAGHEAGELVKAETAMPVAAPSPMDGDAVFSFTEAGTKATAREAGDEFVVLAGSLAKALEVPSCGEGLKRRRAELITDGILTPSDDPKFLRFTADVAFDSPSGAAGAVYGGNVNGRFYWKHATTGETYGDWRKRRIGGGAG, from the coding sequence ATGCCGGGTCGCCAGCTCGTCTATGTCGGCGAAGGCGATCAGGTGAAGACGCGCCTCGCTCATCACGACAGCGATGAGACGAAGGAGTTCTTCACCCGCACGGTGCTGATCGTCTCCAAGGACGAAAACCTGACGAAGGCGCATGGGCGCTATCTCGAAAGCCGGATCATCGCGGCCATTCGCGGCGCAGGCCGTGCAAAGCTCGTCAACGGCACGGAGCCGCCGTTCAAGGGCCTGCCAGAACCCGAGATCGCCGATATGGAGCGCGTTCTCGACGAGATCGAGGTGCTGCTCCCGGTGCTCGGTTTTGACGTGCTGCGTCCGGCGGGGCATGAGGCGGGCGAGTTGGTGAAAGCGGAAACGGCGATGCCGGTCGCGGCTCCATCGCCGATGGATGGCGATGCCGTGTTCTCCTTTACAGAAGCCGGCACCAAAGCGACCGCTCGCGAGGCCGGCGACGAGTTCGTCGTGCTCGCCGGATCGCTGGCGAAGGCGCTGGAAGTTCCGAGCTGCGGCGAGGGCTTGAAGCGCCGCCGTGCGGAACTCATCACAGACGGCATACTGACGCCCTCGGATGATCCAAAGTTCCTGCGCTTCACCGCCGATGTCGCCTTCGACTCGCCTTCCGGCGCGGCGGGCGCGGTCTATGGCGGCAACGTCAATGGCCGCTTCTACTGGAAGCACGCGACGACCGGCGAAACCTATGGCGACTGGCGCAAGCGCAGGATCGGCGGGGGTGCAGGATGA
- a CDS encoding type I restriction-modification system subunit M yields the protein MTALRQDDILSAVWRACDTFRGAVDATQYKDYILTVLFLKYISDVRRKHIEEFRREFGGDEFRIQRRLDRERFKLPGIELKNAKTNAVEEKFLADFYSLHERRSRDNIGELINIALDAIEKANEGKLGGLFRAIDFNSETNLGQARDRNRRLKTLLEDFAKPGLDLSDTSEDVLGDAYIFLIEKFASDAGKKAGEFFTPRKVSEVVAKLAHPKSGDRICDPACGSGSLLLRAGEEVSDGNYQLFGQESNGQTRSLARLNMLLHKQDGARIDWCDTLNTPTLIESDHLMRFDVVVANPPFSLDKWNGNTDSAGNALPDPYKRFTPHMPPKSRGDYAFILHMLAITRPTVGRMAVVAPHGVLFRSGAEGRIREKMIRDNLLDAVIGLPAQLFPTTGIPVCIMVFDRAREDKGLRSHERDILFIDASRDFEASKKQSRLRDEDVAKIIDTYRGRIERERYSHKASFEEIEENGFNLNIPRYVDTFEPEPEVDLQAVQNEIRDLESKLAETRAKMNFYLKELGIDV from the coding sequence ATGACCGCACTCCGACAAGACGACATCCTCTCGGCGGTCTGGCGTGCCTGCGACACCTTTCGCGGCGCTGTCGATGCAACGCAGTATAAGGATTATATCCTCACGGTCCTGTTCCTGAAGTACATCAGCGACGTCCGGCGGAAGCATATCGAAGAGTTTCGTCGTGAATTCGGCGGCGATGAGTTTCGCATTCAAAGGCGGCTCGATCGTGAGCGCTTCAAGCTGCCCGGCATCGAGCTGAAGAACGCTAAAACGAATGCAGTGGAAGAAAAATTTCTAGCGGACTTCTATAGTCTCCATGAACGACGCTCGCGTGACAATATCGGTGAGCTGATCAATATCGCGCTCGACGCGATCGAGAAAGCGAACGAAGGCAAGCTTGGCGGCCTGTTCCGCGCGATCGATTTCAATTCCGAAACAAACCTCGGACAGGCGAGGGATCGCAATCGGCGGCTCAAGACCCTGTTGGAGGATTTCGCCAAGCCAGGGCTTGATCTTTCGGACACGTCGGAGGACGTGCTCGGCGATGCCTACATCTTCCTGATCGAGAAATTCGCCTCCGACGCTGGCAAGAAGGCAGGCGAGTTCTTCACGCCGCGCAAGGTGTCCGAGGTCGTTGCCAAGCTCGCTCATCCGAAGTCGGGCGATCGCATTTGCGATCCGGCCTGCGGGTCCGGCTCGCTGCTCCTGCGGGCTGGTGAAGAGGTGAGTGACGGCAACTACCAGCTCTTCGGCCAGGAATCGAATGGCCAGACCCGATCACTCGCGCGCCTCAACATGCTGCTGCACAAGCAGGACGGAGCGCGCATCGACTGGTGCGACACTCTGAACACGCCGACGTTGATCGAAAGCGATCATTTGATGCGCTTCGACGTCGTGGTCGCGAACCCGCCCTTCAGCCTCGACAAGTGGAACGGCAACACTGACTCGGCGGGGAATGCCCTTCCCGACCCCTATAAACGCTTCACACCGCACATGCCGCCGAAAAGCCGGGGCGACTACGCGTTCATTCTCCACATGCTGGCGATCACTCGGCCCACGGTCGGACGCATGGCCGTGGTCGCGCCACACGGCGTTCTGTTTCGGTCCGGCGCGGAAGGCCGCATCCGCGAAAAGATGATCCGCGACAACTTGCTCGACGCGGTCATCGGCTTGCCTGCTCAACTCTTCCCGACGACCGGCATTCCGGTTTGCATCATGGTGTTCGATAGGGCGCGCGAGGACAAGGGACTGCGCAGCCACGAGCGGGACATCCTGTTCATCGACGCGAGCCGCGACTTTGAGGCGAGCAAGAAGCAGAGCCGGCTGCGGGACGAGGATGTCGCCAAGATCATCGACACTTATCGGGGCCGCATCGAACGCGAACGCTACTCCCACAAGGCGAGCTTCGAGGAAATCGAGGAGAACGGCTTCAACCTCAACATCCCGCGTTACGTCGACACCTTCGAACCCGAGCCGGAGGTCGACCTTCAGGCGGTCCAGAACGAAATTCGTGATCTCGAAAGCAAGCTCGCCGAGACGCGGGCCAAGATGAACTTCTACCTGAAGGAACTCGGCATCGATGTCTGA
- a CDS encoding restriction endonuclease subunit S yields the protein MLELREIADVVSGVAVKEAAGGMSRCVRLSDLTELRAGHSPKLMSGEAPSVARAYAIDEGDVIVGARGSLTASYVGDAAIMGAFVSLDLYLVRPNRAMVDPYYLAAFLDLPTTQAAFAASKQGSGLARLPKEALERMEVPLPPMHRQRLIAGLSNAFRSENELLQRLLNLNETTGRETIARAIEAAVQIKFAQGKGSAP from the coding sequence ATGCTCGAACTCAGAGAAATTGCGGATGTGGTCTCCGGCGTCGCGGTCAAAGAGGCTGCGGGCGGCATGTCTCGCTGTGTTCGGCTGTCTGATCTCACGGAACTGCGAGCGGGGCATTCGCCCAAGTTGATGTCCGGAGAGGCGCCATCTGTGGCTCGCGCCTATGCGATCGATGAAGGCGATGTGATCGTCGGCGCGCGAGGATCTTTGACGGCCTCTTATGTAGGCGACGCCGCAATCATGGGGGCTTTTGTTTCTCTTGATCTTTATCTGGTGCGACCGAATCGCGCGATGGTCGATCCCTATTACCTCGCAGCGTTCCTCGATCTGCCGACGACGCAAGCCGCGTTTGCCGCCAGCAAGCAGGGGAGCGGTCTCGCGCGCCTGCCAAAGGAAGCTTTGGAACGGATGGAAGTGCCCCTTCCGCCGATGCATAGGCAGCGCCTTATCGCAGGTTTGTCAAACGCCTTCCGTTCGGAAAACGAACTGCTCCAGCGGCTGCTCAATCTCAACGAAACTACGGGTCGCGAGACGATCGCACGAGCCATCGAGGCGGCGGTGCAGATCAAGTTTGCGCAAGGGAAAGGATCAGCCCCATGA
- a CDS encoding helix-turn-helix transcriptional regulator, with product MASTQPDLYKALLQALIQARKDAGITQVELAARIGRRQTFVSKYETEERRLDVAEYIAIARAIEAEPYMLMRQAE from the coding sequence TTGGCTTCAACCCAACCCGACCTCTACAAGGCCCTGCTCCAGGCGCTCATCCAGGCGCGAAAGGACGCCGGCATCACGCAGGTGGAACTCGCGGCTCGCATCGGGCGAAGACAGACCTTCGTGTCGAAATACGAGACCGAGGAACGACGGCTCGATGTGGCCGAGTACATTGCCATCGCGAGGGCGATCGAGGCCGAGCCCTACATGCTGATGCGGCAGGCAGAGTAA
- a CDS encoding helix-turn-helix transcriptional regulator, whose product MRPGLHARVVALLVAARRDHCLTQADLARRLGRSTNFVFRVEAGARHLDVAEFIVIARALEVDPYELLRQAEAQG is encoded by the coding sequence ATGCGACCGGGGTTGCATGCGCGCGTCGTCGCGCTGCTCGTCGCCGCGCGGCGAGATCACTGCCTGACGCAGGCTGATCTTGCCCGGCGCCTCGGCCGCTCGACTAACTTCGTCTTCCGCGTCGAGGCCGGCGCCCGCCATCTCGACGTCGCCGAGTTCATCGTCATCGCCCGCGCGCTCGAGGTCGATCCCTACGAGCTCCTGCGCCAGGCCGAAGCGCAGGGCTGA
- a CDS encoding site-specific integrase, with protein MTFRANITKRVRRRRLKSGEVVKHLRYVLNYREPISGDRRQEFYETLKAAEARRNDLTAKVMSDSYADERKAPTVGSAIDHWLADRDGKVKPNTLAGYKVVVEHIRGPYFDGAAKEKLAWKASGKLPKGCRLVPMLGEIKTSELTTARIRAWHRELTALSGQYTANRAKSHLISILALNEEDFRVRAPSMPRGLGRNRVKTKKVILTPAEIGKLVEAARSDPEHGLYYAFPFLAGTRPSEQLGLLWEDVDFDANVIRIRRIQERDGSLTNMTKTEAGTRDIPMSGVLRAMLLDWRVRCPRRGKELHRVFPGPGRLQPWPKVARIGGGGPLLYQNFRQRYWEPVFEKLGLPYVTPHSARHSFISTLQAEGIEVGLVAKLAGHANATVTLGHYTQAVRGGEAAVAALDRAYAVGR; from the coding sequence ATGACATTCCGTGCCAACATCACCAAGCGAGTTCGCCGCCGCAGGCTCAAGTCAGGGGAGGTCGTGAAGCACTTGCGCTACGTGCTGAACTACCGCGAACCGATCTCGGGCGACCGCCGGCAGGAGTTCTACGAGACGCTGAAGGCTGCTGAGGCGCGCCGCAATGATCTCACCGCCAAGGTCATGTCGGACAGCTACGCCGACGAGCGCAAGGCGCCGACGGTTGGGTCCGCCATTGACCACTGGCTTGCCGATCGCGACGGCAAGGTGAAGCCGAATACGCTCGCGGGCTACAAGGTCGTGGTCGAGCATATCCGCGGGCCTTATTTCGATGGCGCGGCCAAGGAGAAGCTCGCCTGGAAGGCGTCGGGCAAGCTGCCGAAGGGCTGCCGCCTCGTGCCGATGCTTGGCGAGATCAAGACGAGCGAGCTGACCACGGCTCGCATCCGCGCCTGGCACCGCGAGTTGACGGCGCTGTCGGGGCAGTACACTGCCAACCGGGCGAAGTCGCATCTGATCTCGATCCTCGCCCTGAACGAGGAGGATTTCCGGGTGCGGGCGCCGTCGATGCCGCGCGGCCTCGGCCGCAACCGGGTGAAGACCAAGAAGGTCATCCTCACCCCGGCCGAGATCGGCAAGCTGGTCGAGGCGGCCAGGAGCGATCCGGAGCATGGGCTGTACTACGCCTTCCCGTTCCTCGCCGGGACGCGGCCGTCCGAGCAGCTCGGGCTGCTCTGGGAAGACGTCGACTTCGACGCCAACGTCATTCGCATCCGCCGCATCCAGGAGCGCGACGGCTCGCTGACCAACATGACCAAGACCGAGGCGGGCACGCGCGACATTCCAATGAGCGGGGTGCTGCGGGCGATGCTGCTCGACTGGCGCGTTCGTTGTCCGCGGCGGGGCAAGGAGCTGCACCGCGTCTTTCCTGGCCCCGGCCGGCTCCAGCCCTGGCCCAAGGTCGCTCGCATCGGCGGCGGCGGGCCGCTGCTTTACCAGAACTTCCGCCAGCGCTACTGGGAGCCGGTGTTCGAGAAGCTCGGCCTGCCCTATGTCACGCCGCACTCTGCCCGACATTCATTCATCTCGACGCTGCAGGCCGAGGGCATCGAGGTCGGTCTCGTCGCTAAGCTCGCCGGTCATGCCAACGCCACCGTGACGCTTGGCCATTACACCCAGGCTGTTCGCGGCGGGGAGGCGGCGGTGGCGGCGCTGGACCGGGCCTACGCCGTGGGCAGGTAG